The following proteins are co-located in the Styela clava chromosome 15, kaStyClav1.hap1.2, whole genome shotgun sequence genome:
- the LOC120341981 gene encoding uncharacterized protein LOC120341981: MYDDLANKNKILGKQVSDNKRTIDNLLERIYDLEDDLYYVSEKLEDQERRGRLENLEFHGVPITENENTDEIVCNIAKMIGVNIHATDISVSHRMPTGAQHTRTPAIIAKFVHRKNKMKIFEKRKSLRSIKSSAVFKHPSKIFIAENLTALNKDLYFRARAAKNNCGYKFIWTSNGKVFVKKNSDVKNSLNIRCDEDLSKIK, translated from the coding sequence ATGTATGATGACCTCGCAAATAAGAACAAAATCTTGGGAAAACAAGTATCCGATAACAAAAGAACTATCGATAATCTTCTTGAGCGAATATATGATCTGGAAGACGATCTATACTATGTCTCGGAGAAGCTTGAAGATCAAGAAAGACGCGGGCGTCTAGAGAATCTCGAGTTTCATGGAGTCCCCATCACTGAAAATGAGAATACGGATGAAATAGTCTGTAACATAGCAAAGATGATTGGCGTTAACATCCATGCCACCGATATCTCTGTTTCACACAGAATGCCAACAGGAGCCCAACATACTAGAACTCCTGCCATAATTGCAAAATTCGTCCAccgcaaaaacaaaatgaagatCTTTGAAAAAAGAAAGTCCCTGCGATCAATAAAATCAAGCGCAGTGTTTAAACatccttcaaaaatatttattgcagAAAATCTAACGGCTCTGAATAAAGATCTGTACTTCAGAGCTAGAGCTGCAAAAAATAACTGCGGATACAAATTTATATGGACCTCAAATGGAAAGGTATTCGTGAAAAAGAACAGCGATGTCAAAAACTCACTAAATATTAGATGTGATGAAGATCTGTCAAAAATCAAATAA